The region gtacggttcaagaaatgctgcccatgcaatgcccgggattgtagcgacggcactgtactttgggaggagagtgacaaaaatactgacagtgacaaaacaatgaatgttagtgaagttaagagtgtcttacatgaaaactgcaactgaaagctttgtttttgtgtgtaatttatctatagtgtactacaaaaaaactggttaagggtaaatcacattttgaaaagcttttgtaaatgggcaacttgacaaattatttttaattaagtttctctctttttcgaaattaaaggtgcaacttatattcaggccaattcgatgtgtatataatttatgataactatgaacagactttgaaatttgcctacatcacaccaggtatacttaacttatttcactgccccacacagatgctcatgtccggtggaagtctcctctagttcccccacttttggccagaagcattatttcagatatcacaatgtcatgactcacagctttgcacatatcgtacactgttaaggcagacaccgatacagcagtgagagcttccatctccatgcccgtctgccctctacactttgccgtgccagttataatcacacagttgagagcagagtccagttcaatgtccacagccacagaggataaagatatgttatgacacagagggataaggctggacgtctgcttggaccccacaattcccgccaggcgagcaatgctaagtaccttcaggccattttctcgtatgaGTTTCATCAGTttgggtcccacaaaaacctttgctcgtgctgtagcagtccgttctgtcaccagcttcgaacccacgttgaccattttcgccctgccagaccggtcaacatgagtccgactttcggactgtgctcccaaactgcagaaacggcaagagaagacagagggctgtgctctgtgtgtttgttttgttaggagtcctgcattgcacataatgcttggggcacagggaagcaaaagaaactgttttctagattcagtcactacactcaaattacgtgacaacaactgagacatctgtgtatccgacacaaacaggggcgaaatattggtatctgagaagaagtacttttgaaaatcttgtttctgaaggtttaacaacttccgactttgtgccttcatgacatcactacagccatcaagttcagggccacctggaacaaaaatacaagctgtaacaaacaactcttcataatctgaaaataggttaactacaaaagaatttttaagcattcatgttgaaacacccccgattaattcctttactggattttgggtaatttaccgaagccaccaaacagttaattatgatatatgaccgtgtgcttaatggatgaaaggctattggttgttctgctgtggtttcaggagtatttcaaccgaatgcggctgttctgggacggaatagctaatgattgaaagtttgtctattgttaagaatcacaaaggttgtgatgtacaactgatatatatttcctactaacacacaaattctgaggcagttgctacctttgccttacacgtctaattgtggttatctctttttattgattgctgattttcagtactttgtcacacgcaatactgatggttaacattcacaacaatcctcactgtaatccatggttgttgctggccgacacggttgacgtgaaacacgtaattcggcacttgtcactttctgtttcttatcacttgcgaatcggcattagtgagagtcaaccccacgacgatcagggggacgtgctcactcgtcatactccagtgaattttaccgtttacaactcactcaaccaccattcttgcccgtctttcctgCTCTACTTCTCActtgacactctaccatactactgcgcactcagcactagtctcactgcctactgcagcgctcgacaatctactcctgtccgctatcgacctgggcgtcagatactagcatctttgtttgtgggatcacggatcccttacagtgttcaagacaagttctttgaaccttaatgatctgttatgattcttttctttcctaagctaaggtcgaaaatctgttttttctgcagaagtgtgcaatatgaatattacacaaagttgatagga is a window of Schistocerca americana isolate TAMUIC-IGC-003095 unplaced genomic scaffold, iqSchAmer2.1 HiC_scaffold_92, whole genome shotgun sequence DNA encoding:
- the LOC124592456 gene encoding molybdenum cofactor biosynthesis protein 1-like, which translates into the protein MVNVGSKLVTERTATARAKVFVGPKLMKLIRENGLKVLSIARLAGIVGSKQTSSLIPLCHNISLSSVAVDIELDSALNCVIITGTAKCRGQTGMEMEALTAVSVSALTVYDMCKAVSHDIVISEIMLLAKSGGTRGDFHRT